The following are encoded together in the Thermosipho japonicus genome:
- a CDS encoding ABC transporter substrate-binding protein: MKKLVITIILFFSILQFGISLLNPFGPTIFPVAPILGEKVKGEVGISIELWKNLDEVISKVSSNYSKFVVLPITTAANIYSSGVDIKLVGVHEWKVFYLIANEDFKDLSSLKGKTVYSAHGRGQTVDVLLRYLLVQNGLKPDVDVKFAYAAPQEIVALFKSKKINYAALPEPFVSMCLDSGKIVLDFQQEWNKISNSSLGIPIAGLFVVGKITEFENVINDVEKTFKKSVDYANSHIDEALEITSKYLPIPSAILKKSLERTTFKYIPINECKNEVHNFLKTMHELYPEGIPQVPDEGFYLK, translated from the coding sequence ATGAAAAAATTAGTTATTACTATTATACTATTTTTTAGCATTTTACAATTTGGAATCAGTTTATTAAACCCTTTTGGCCCAACTATTTTTCCAGTAGCACCTATCCTTGGCGAAAAAGTAAAAGGAGAAGTTGGAATTTCAATTGAGCTTTGGAAAAATCTAGATGAAGTAATCTCAAAGGTATCATCAAATTATTCAAAGTTTGTAGTACTTCCAATTACAACGGCAGCAAATATATATTCAAGCGGAGTAGACATAAAATTAGTTGGTGTACATGAATGGAAAGTTTTTTATTTAATTGCAAACGAAGACTTTAAAGATTTAAGTTCACTTAAAGGAAAAACAGTATATTCTGCTCACGGCCGTGGACAGACAGTTGATGTTTTACTTAGATATCTTTTGGTACAAAACGGCCTTAAACCAGATGTTGACGTAAAATTTGCATATGCGGCTCCTCAAGAAATTGTAGCACTTTTTAAATCAAAGAAAATAAATTATGCAGCTCTTCCAGAACCCTTTGTATCAATGTGTCTCGATAGTGGAAAAATAGTTCTTGACTTCCAACAAGAATGGAATAAAATATCAAATTCATCATTAGGTATTCCTATTGCAGGATTATTTGTAGTAGGTAAAATTACAGAATTTGAAAACGTAATAAACGATGTTGAAAAAACATTCAAAAAAAGCGTTGACTACGCAAATAGTCACATAGATGAAGCACTTGAAATTACAAGTAAATATCTTCCTATACCATCTGCTATTCTAAAAAAATCACTGGAAAGAACAACATTTAAATATATACCAATTAATGAATGTAAAAATGAAGTTCACAACTTTTTAAAAACAATGCATGAACTTTATCCAGAAGGCATTCCACAAGTACCTGACGAGGGTTTCTATCTAAAATGA
- a CDS encoding ABC transporter permease, giving the protein MKFLYGLILFILIWWIFSIIIDSQLILPTPISVGRVFIDLVQTKTLWSSLLSTVLKGIIALAFTIILGFFFGFLMGIFDMLYELFRPAFTIFQSVPVISWLVLVIFVWGIGFKGPIVITVLSLLPNTTFAIAQGVKNTDKKLIEMAYVYNVPKKRIVKDIYIGSVIPFLFTALEVISGNIWKVIIVSEYLAGNEGIGVQIAWARQYVNVPKVYALTIFAILLGISSERLIKFIIKRKEFYYAS; this is encoded by the coding sequence ATGAAATTTTTATACGGACTAATTTTATTCATCCTTATTTGGTGGATTTTTTCGATAATAATAGATTCTCAACTCATCCTCCCTACACCAATTTCTGTAGGGAGGGTTTTTATTGATCTTGTCCAAACCAAAACCTTATGGTCTTCTCTACTTTCAACAGTACTCAAAGGTATTATTGCATTGGCTTTTACTATCATTCTTGGTTTTTTCTTTGGCTTTTTAATGGGAATTTTTGATATGCTATACGAACTTTTTAGACCTGCTTTTACTATTTTTCAGTCAGTGCCTGTCATATCCTGGCTTGTCTTAGTAATATTTGTTTGGGGGATTGGTTTTAAAGGACCAATTGTAATAACTGTTCTATCACTTCTTCCAAACACGACCTTTGCAATAGCTCAAGGAGTCAAAAATACTGACAAGAAACTAATTGAAATGGCATATGTTTATAATGTTCCAAAAAAAAGAATAGTAAAAGATATCTACATAGGCTCAGTAATTCCGTTTCTATTTACCGCACTAGAGGTCATCTCTGGAAACATATGGAAAGTTATAATAGTCTCTGAATATCTAGCAGGGAATGAAGGTATTGGTGTTCAAATTGCTTGGGCAAGACAATATGTAAACGTTCCAAAAGTATACGCTTTAACTATATTTGCTATACTCCTGGGAATATCTTCAGAAAGGCTAATAAAATTCATTATAAAAAGGAAGGAATTTTATTATGCTTCTTAA
- a CDS encoding ATP-binding cassette domain-containing protein, with protein sequence MLLKLENVSKNFGKLCIFKNINLSISKGEKVALLGPSGCGKTTLLRIIAGLENVEGKIEKNFDKIGYIFQEPRLIPWKTIYENLKFVSEDSKKIDNILKSLKLYEFKDYYPIKLSGGMKQRVNLARALLIKPDLLLLDEPFSSLDIHIKWDLIKDLNTQIDKNHITTILVTHDLKEALMLSDKIYVLSNRPTKIIGEFLTSQINESDLSNEIIKLWGG encoded by the coding sequence ATGCTTCTTAAATTAGAAAACGTCTCCAAAAACTTTGGTAAATTATGCATTTTTAAAAACATAAACCTTTCAATCTCAAAAGGAGAAAAAGTTGCCCTTCTTGGACCCTCCGGATGTGGTAAAACTACACTTTTGAGGATAATAGCAGGTCTAGAAAATGTTGAAGGAAAAATTGAGAAAAATTTTGATAAAATAGGATATATCTTTCAAGAACCAAGGCTTATTCCCTGGAAAACAATATATGAAAATCTCAAATTTGTATCTGAAGATAGTAAAAAGATTGATAATATTCTTAAATCTCTAAAATTATACGAATTTAAAGACTATTATCCTATTAAACTTAGCGGAGGCATGAAGCAAAGGGTAAATCTTGCAAGGGCACTACTTATTAAACCAGATTTACTATTACTTGATGAGCCATTTTCATCTCTTGATATCCACATAAAATGGGATTTAATAAAAGATCTAAACACTCAAATAGATAAAAATCATATAACTACTATTCTTGTAACTCATGATTTAAAAGAAGCATTAATGTTATCCGATAAAATATACGTTCTTTCAAATAGACCTACAAAAATCATAGGAGAGTTCTTAACAAGTCAAATTAATGAATCTGACCTGTCAAATGAAATTATTAAGTTATGGGGTGGATAA
- a CDS encoding RtcB family protein, whose protein sequence is MYIHKIKKTGNMKVDAFVLTDNLLEISEAIEQLKNVASLPTIVKAAYAMPDIHWGYGFPIGGVAAFSNLISPGGVGFDINCGVRLLKTQIDYNDFKKYIESTIKELYNVIPVGVGATSKKFDKKSLKKIIEEGAKRTIEMGYGLSEDLEYIEDFGRISPASMEDISKTAYERGREELGTLGAGNHFIEIQKVEEIYDEKKANILGLYKNQIVIMIHTGSRGFGHQIATDYIKLMRNLHNDLPDKQLAYAYFDSDLGQKYFSAMNCAANYAFSNRQIITHYIRKVFSKYSKVEIVYDVAHNIAKVEKHDNQKVIVHRKGATRAFGPYHPDISEKYKSIGQPVLIPGDMGTASYVMVGTNENFAFSSTAHGAGRVLGRRQALKKLNLNQVLSNLQKRGIIVKSKSKKTILEEAPDAYKKIDRVVEIVDRLNLSKKVAKLIPLGVIKG, encoded by the coding sequence ATGTATATTCATAAAATAAAAAAGACCGGGAATATGAAAGTTGATGCTTTTGTTTTAACGGACAACTTATTAGAAATATCCGAAGCAATTGAACAACTTAAAAACGTGGCTTCTCTTCCAACTATAGTGAAAGCCGCTTATGCAATGCCTGATATTCATTGGGGATATGGATTTCCAATTGGAGGTGTTGCTGCTTTTTCTAATTTAATAAGTCCTGGTGGTGTGGGATTTGACATTAACTGTGGAGTTAGATTGCTTAAAACACAAATAGACTATAATGACTTTAAAAAATATATAGAAAGCACTATTAAAGAGCTCTATAATGTAATACCTGTTGGAGTTGGAGCAACATCAAAAAAATTTGATAAAAAATCTTTAAAAAAAATAATAGAAGAAGGAGCTAAAAGAACAATTGAAATGGGATATGGACTTTCTGAAGATTTAGAATACATTGAAGACTTTGGAAGAATTTCTCCTGCAAGTATGGAAGACATATCTAAAACAGCATATGAAAGAGGCAGAGAAGAACTAGGTACACTTGGTGCTGGAAACCACTTTATTGAAATTCAAAAAGTTGAAGAAATATATGATGAGAAAAAAGCAAATATTTTGGGGCTTTATAAAAATCAAATAGTAATAATGATTCACACAGGTAGCAGAGGTTTTGGACACCAAATTGCAACTGATTATATAAAGCTGATGAGAAATTTACATAACGACCTCCCAGACAAACAACTTGCATACGCTTATTTTGATAGTGATCTAGGACAAAAATATTTTTCTGCGATGAATTGTGCAGCAAATTATGCATTTTCTAATAGGCAGATTATTACACACTACATAAGAAAAGTTTTCTCCAAATATTCAAAAGTTGAAATCGTATACGATGTTGCACACAATATTGCAAAGGTTGAAAAACATGACAATCAAAAGGTAATAGTCCATAGAAAAGGTGCAACAAGAGCTTTTGGGCCATATCATCCAGATATTTCTGAAAAATATAAATCCATCGGCCAACCTGTTTTAATTCCTGGCGATATGGGAACTGCTTCGTATGTAATGGTAGGAACAAACGAAAATTTTGCATTCTCATCAACCGCCCACGGAGCAGGGAGAGTCTTAGGGAGAAGACAAGCTTTAAAAAAACTTAATTTAAATCAAGTACTTTCAAACCTTCAAAAAAGAGGTATAATAGTTAAAAGTAAATCTAAAAAAACAATATTAGAAGAGGCTCCAGATGCGTATAAGAAAATAGACAGAGTGGTTGAAATTGTAGACAGATTAAATCTTTCTAAAAAAGTTGCCAAATTAATTCCTCTGGGGGTTATTAAAGGATGA
- a CDS encoding MFS transporter: protein MTKNESLLIVEGIFSNFYFILTQGVVFTSIALFFNFNEVLLGITAAFPMVFQLLQIVTPSIIEKFKHRKRLLMLFNSFKLLWFVVVISIMLGKKSPMILIITFAISQAFTSLAGNTWSSLVSDIIPSEKRGRYFGIRSVLISFSTLLIFYLFSYIIDNVPEPYNYIYVISIKLIGTILGLISLIPVDDPPLKSLGTISELKEVFSEKNFLKLAFANMYWNFILLLTAPFFSYHQLKNLHIPMTYISYATIVMTLISMLFYFIWGKMSDKLGNKTVMISGILLVSLTPFVWILMNEKYWPIAMGLDAVISGVGWAAINLSLLILPMEAAKRISPMYFAVFGFFGGLGGLIGSLSGGYFAAIFNKYNFYINNYHIFGLQIYFVIEGILRLLAIPIFATVKTQKYVSPTIFVFNVLNVISRRPTQKIYENAKIESAYILKKVPLKKERVKRWW from the coding sequence ATGACCAAAAATGAGTCTTTATTAATAGTGGAAGGAATATTTTCAAATTTTTATTTTATTTTAACTCAGGGAGTTGTTTTTACCTCTATTGCACTTTTTTTTAATTTTAATGAAGTGCTTTTGGGTATAACAGCTGCCTTTCCTATGGTATTCCAGCTACTTCAAATAGTCACTCCTTCTATTATAGAAAAATTCAAACACCGTAAAAGACTTTTAATGTTATTCAATTCATTCAAGCTACTTTGGTTTGTTGTTGTCATATCAATAATGCTTGGTAAAAAATCCCCAATGATTTTAATAATTACATTTGCAATTTCACAAGCTTTTACTTCATTGGCAGGTAACACTTGGTCTTCACTTGTTTCAGATATAATTCCATCTGAAAAAAGGGGAAGATATTTTGGTATTAGAAGTGTTTTAATTTCTTTTTCAACACTTTTAATTTTCTATCTATTTTCATATATTATAGACAATGTTCCTGAACCATATAATTATATATATGTAATCTCAATAAAGTTAATAGGAACAATTTTGGGACTTATATCGTTAATTCCCGTAGATGATCCACCTTTAAAGAGTTTAGGAACTATTAGTGAATTAAAAGAAGTTTTTAGTGAAAAAAACTTTTTGAAACTAGCATTTGCAAATATGTATTGGAATTTTATCTTATTATTAACCGCACCATTTTTCTCATACCACCAGCTTAAAAACCTTCATATTCCCATGACATATATAAGTTATGCAACCATAGTAATGACACTTATATCCATGCTTTTTTATTTTATATGGGGTAAAATGAGTGATAAATTAGGAAATAAAACTGTCATGATCTCAGGTATTCTTCTTGTCTCTTTAACACCGTTTGTTTGGATATTAATGAATGAAAAATATTGGCCAATTGCAATGGGACTTGATGCCGTAATATCTGGGGTAGGTTGGGCTGCAATAAACCTTTCACTATTAATACTTCCAATGGAAGCAGCAAAGAGAATATCTCCTATGTATTTTGCAGTATTCGGTTTTTTTGGAGGCCTAGGTGGACTTATAGGGTCACTCTCAGGAGGATATTTTGCTGCAATATTTAACAAATACAATTTTTATATTAATAACTATCATATTTTTGGTTTACAAATTTACTTTGTAATTGAAGGTATACTTAGACTGCTTGCAATCCCAATATTTGCAACTGTTAAAACACAAAAATATGTTTCTCCAACTATCTTTGTGTTTAACGTACTAAATGTGATTTCAAGACGCCCAACACAAAAAATATACGAAAATGCCAAAATCGAAAGTGCTTATATATTAAAAAAGGTTCCTCTAAAAAAGGAAAGAGTAAAAAGATGGTGGTAG
- a CDS encoding lysylphosphatidylglycerol synthase transmembrane domain-containing protein, with protein sequence MKKKLILNAIIAVVLSLGIIIAIQFFQGDISGLKNIPTYIFIYTLVGYILMYLIGGLSTKIFLKVLGYKVRYIDCFENYFFGNFFSYITPLYVGGQPFQIYHLSKLGVKSEDGTNFISTRLFETFVVNIILDVWIFKYAFKNLNFGNASKVIILIGFIVQVALTVAILIFMFFPQVFRFLIKPLSKLFKLDLTKLENWLSNLKESVFNMWNKNAYIVLIDTAFWFVIVCLHAVPFYLMFKHFAHMDISFLRLVGILSLINTVAYFAPTPGAAGGIEGMYQLSLRGIISSSIISRAILLWRLFSYYIPIFLGLVFIWRIKDWTQR encoded by the coding sequence ATGAAGAAAAAATTAATATTAAACGCAATAATTGCAGTTGTACTTAGTTTGGGAATAATAATTGCCATACAGTTTTTTCAAGGCGATATATCTGGATTAAAAAATATACCAACATATATATTTATTTATACGCTAGTAGGTTATATTTTAATGTACCTAATTGGAGGGCTTAGCACAAAAATATTTTTAAAGGTTCTTGGATACAAAGTAAGGTATATAGATTGTTTTGAGAATTATTTTTTTGGTAACTTTTTCTCTTACATTACGCCCCTTTATGTTGGAGGGCAGCCTTTTCAGATTTATCATCTTTCAAAATTAGGAGTTAAGAGTGAAGATGGTACAAATTTTATTTCAACTAGGTTATTTGAGACTTTTGTTGTAAATATAATTTTGGATGTTTGGATTTTTAAATATGCATTTAAAAATTTGAATTTTGGAAATGCTAGTAAAGTTATAATTTTAATTGGTTTTATAGTTCAAGTTGCATTGACTGTAGCGATTTTAATTTTCATGTTTTTCCCACAGGTTTTTCGCTTTTTAATAAAACCGCTATCAAAATTATTTAAACTGGATTTGACAAAGTTAGAAAATTGGCTTTCAAATCTAAAAGAAAGTGTTTTTAATATGTGGAATAAGAATGCATACATAGTTTTGATTGATACGGCCTTTTGGTTTGTGATAGTTTGTTTACATGCCGTACCATTTTATCTGATGTTCAAACATTTTGCACATATGGATATTTCTTTTTTGAGACTGGTGGGAATTTTATCACTTATAAACACGGTTGCATATTTTGCCCCTACTCCTGGTGCAGCAGGAGGAATTGAGGGTATGTATCAACTATCTTTAAGAGGAATAATTTCTTCGTCTATAATTTCTCGCGCTATACTTTTGTGGAGACTTTTTAGCTATTATATTCCAATATTTTTAGGACTTGTATTCATATGGCGTATTAAGGATTGGACGCAAAGATAA
- a CDS encoding CDP-alcohol phosphatidyltransferase family protein, with product MRYREIMKYFDTPAAPICYVFVDRIASFFVWFNVNFLKMHPNYISILSGIFTVFSVVNFSRGLFIKGALFYFLAFLFDAIDGPSARALNKTSMLGVILEVWTDSLRLVGSTAGISWYLYKSTLDEKWLLILFIWLVSFSAGLWLYPKAKESFKDFKKEKKVEGYYISPVPTWMDYEMMAFFFLPLFGQVKLGMYILVIGYFISSLGMSGYLLLLGGKKKE from the coding sequence ATGAGATATAGAGAGATTATGAAGTATTTTGATACTCCAGCTGCACCAATTTGTTACGTTTTTGTTGATAGGATAGCTTCATTTTTTGTTTGGTTCAATGTTAACTTTTTGAAGATGCATCCCAATTATATCAGTATTTTATCTGGAATTTTTACAGTGTTTTCTGTTGTTAATTTTTCAAGAGGCTTATTTATTAAAGGGGCTCTCTTTTATTTTCTTGCGTTTTTATTTGATGCTATTGATGGCCCTTCGGCAAGGGCATTAAATAAAACGTCTATGCTTGGAGTAATACTTGAAGTTTGGACAGATTCATTGAGACTTGTTGGAAGTACCGCTGGGATTTCATGGTACTTATATAAAAGTACTTTAGATGAGAAATGGTTATTAATATTATTTATATGGCTTGTTTCATTTTCAGCAGGTCTTTGGCTTTATCCTAAAGCAAAAGAAAGTTTTAAAGATTTTAAGAAAGAAAAGAAAGTAGAAGGATACTACATTTCACCTGTCCCGACCTGGATGGATTATGAAATGATGGCGTTTTTCTTTTTACCTTTGTTTGGTCAAGTTAAGTTGGGGATGTACATACTTGTGATTGGTTATTTTATTTCTTCACTTGGCATGTCCGGATATTTACTTCTTTTGGGAGGTAAAAAGAAAGAATGA
- a CDS encoding NTP transferase domain-containing protein, with protein MKAILLAAGKGTRISRKISNIPKSLVDIKGKPLILRTIEMLKHNNIDVSVVLGYKRELFLEILDEVKIYYNPFYSVTNSIASLWFAKDEFSGKEDIIVANADVYWDEEILKTLCNSKEDILMLYDSSRKEEGDYLFYVEDNILKDHGKELLPEKISGEYVGVSIIRKEFQEKFRERLELLVSQEKYNLWWENVLYSFINERNVYVKDIKGLFWGEVDYIEDYHRIIDHFNELEVEK; from the coding sequence ATGAAGGCTATACTTCTTGCTGCAGGAAAAGGAACAAGAATTTCTAGAAAGATATCTAATATTCCAAAATCTCTTGTAGATATAAAAGGTAAACCACTTATATTGAGAACGATTGAGATGTTGAAGCATAATAACATAGATGTTTCGGTAGTTTTAGGCTATAAAAGAGAATTATTTTTAGAAATACTTGATGAAGTTAAAATTTATTATAACCCTTTTTATTCTGTTACTAATAGTATAGCTTCACTTTGGTTTGCAAAGGATGAATTTTCTGGGAAAGAAGATATAATAGTTGCAAACGCCGATGTTTACTGGGATGAGGAAATTTTGAAAACTTTGTGTAATTCAAAAGAAGACATTTTAATGTTGTACGATTCTTCTAGAAAAGAAGAAGGTGATTATTTATTTTATGTAGAGGATAATATACTAAAAGATCATGGAAAAGAGCTTTTGCCTGAAAAAATTTCAGGAGAATATGTAGGTGTGTCTATAATAAGAAAGGAATTTCAAGAAAAGTTTAGAGAAAGATTAGAACTTTTGGTTTCTCAAGAAAAGTACAATCTTTGGTGGGAAAATGTTTTGTATTCTTTCATTAATGAGAGAAATGTTTATGTTAAAGATATTAAGGGGTTATTCTGGGGTGAAGTAGATTACATAGAAGATTACCATAGGATTATAGATCATTTTAATGAACTTGAGGTGGAAAAATGA
- a CDS encoding pyridoxal-phosphate-dependent aminotransferase family protein, whose protein sequence is MEEEILDIGGKPIPYFRTSEFSKMMLEIEDIFKEVIDAPEDSKFALLTASGTGAMEAAVMNIFSNKDKVLVINGGTFGDRFANLCKIHQISYDEIKLSFGEKLTKDHLKKFNGKDYTGLLVNIHETSTGQLYDIELLSEFCRQNNMMLVVDAISSFLADEFSMKKYNVDCVILSSQKALALAPGLSFLFLSDRAYKKVLENEVKSMYFDLKDYFQNMERGQTPFTPAVSVVYQLYAKLKSIKENGIESYILKSKSLSQHFRESVKSLVKIPDYPLSNALTPILVDNAFEIFLRLKEEGIYVTPSGGKLKDKLLRIGHIGNLTKKDNEVLVSYLERMVR, encoded by the coding sequence ATGGAAGAAGAAATTTTAGATATAGGTGGAAAGCCTATACCATATTTTAGGACATCTGAATTTTCTAAAATGATGTTGGAGATAGAGGATATTTTTAAAGAGGTAATAGATGCACCTGAAGATTCAAAATTTGCACTTTTGACTGCTTCAGGAACTGGTGCTATGGAAGCAGCTGTTATGAATATTTTTTCAAACAAAGATAAAGTACTTGTGATTAACGGAGGAACTTTCGGTGATAGATTTGCTAACCTTTGTAAAATTCACCAAATTAGTTATGATGAAATTAAATTATCCTTTGGTGAAAAACTCACAAAAGATCATTTAAAAAAATTTAATGGAAAAGATTATACGGGGCTTTTAGTAAATATTCATGAAACATCTACAGGACAACTATATGATATAGAACTTTTATCAGAATTTTGCCGTCAGAATAACATGATGCTTGTTGTTGATGCAATTAGTTCTTTTTTAGCCGATGAATTTAGTATGAAAAAGTATAATGTTGATTGTGTGATTTTAAGTTCCCAAAAAGCTTTAGCTCTTGCTCCGGGGTTATCATTTTTGTTTTTAAGTGATAGGGCTTATAAAAAAGTTTTAGAAAACGAAGTTAAAAGTATGTATTTTGACTTAAAAGATTACTTTCAAAACATGGAAAGAGGACAAACACCATTTACTCCAGCCGTTTCAGTTGTTTATCAATTATATGCAAAATTAAAGAGTATAAAAGAAAATGGAATAGAAAGCTATATTTTAAAATCAAAAAGTCTTTCACAGCATTTTAGAGAAAGTGTTAAATCACTTGTAAAGATACCAGATTACCCACTTTCAAATGCACTAACGCCAATTTTAGTTGACAATGCATTTGAGATATTTTTAAGACTAAAAGAGGAAGGAATATATGTGACACCAAGTGGAGGAAAGTTAAAAGACAAGCTTCTTAGAATCGGACACATAGGTAATCTTACAAAAAAGGATAATGAAGTTTTAGTATCATATCTAGAAAGGATGGTAAGATGA
- a CDS encoding alpha/beta hydrolase, which produces MNLLKFSTNIKTVEVSQPIFLEGNNAIGVLLIHGYTGSPHDMKFLAEKLNKEGFTVYVPRLPGHGTSSEDFLKSNHRDWLRRVIDSYFDLSGKCKEVYVAGLSMGGVLTLILASIFNPKKIVSIAGAIFTTEKKIALTPYISLFLKKIKREGYNGTYENKDLQYLSKEYWSYNWPLQAKYLYKLMKIARKRLKYINSDILILASEKDMTVPLEAAHYIYNNVSSKSKELKIFKKTGHVMTNDIEKEEVAETIIEWFKK; this is translated from the coding sequence ATGAATTTATTAAAATTTAGCACTAACATAAAAACGGTGGAAGTATCACAACCAATTTTTCTTGAAGGAAATAATGCCATAGGTGTTTTACTTATTCATGGTTATACTGGAAGTCCTCATGATATGAAATTTTTAGCTGAAAAATTAAATAAGGAGGGCTTTACCGTTTATGTTCCAAGACTTCCTGGTCATGGCACATCAAGCGAAGATTTTTTAAAAAGCAATCACAGAGATTGGCTTAGAAGGGTCATAGACAGTTATTTTGATTTATCTGGAAAGTGTAAAGAGGTTTATGTAGCTGGTCTTTCCATGGGAGGCGTATTAACATTAATTCTTGCAAGTATTTTTAATCCAAAAAAGATTGTTAGCATTGCAGGTGCAATTTTTACTACTGAAAAAAAGATAGCGTTAACTCCATATATTTCTCTTTTTTTAAAGAAAATAAAAAGAGAAGGATATAACGGAACTTATGAAAATAAAGATTTGCAGTATCTTTCAAAAGAATATTGGTCGTACAATTGGCCACTTCAGGCAAAGTATTTGTATAAATTAATGAAAATTGCTAGAAAAAGATTAAAATATATAAATTCTGATATTTTGATTCTTGCATCAGAAAAAGATATGACGGTTCCTCTAGAAGCTGCACATTACATTTATAACAACGTTTCTTCAAAAAGTAAAGAGTTGAAAATCTTTAAAAAAACAGGACATGTAATGACAAATGATATAGAAAAAGAAGAGGTTGCAGAAACAATTATTGAATGGTTTAAAAAATAG